The Tripterygium wilfordii isolate XIE 37 chromosome 23, ASM1340144v1, whole genome shotgun sequence genomic sequence TGGGTAGAACTTCCTAGCAAACAAGTAGCATGGTCGCTGGATGCCATTCCATAAGCAAGGTTTAACTGTCGTTTCTCTCTGGAAGCAAGCACAGTAAATTTATGCTTAGAGTTACTGGCATTATTTACGTCTAAAGTCCAAATAAAAGATAGCTCTAAAATCTATACCTTTTTGTCACTTGTGACATGTACactttgatctattgactgCAGAAAGATAAAACAATCAAAGCGTCACTAAAATTGATCATAGAATCATTACGCAATGTAATATGCACCACGACAAGATATATGTAAACAAAATATAAACATATAATAGAGGCAAAAAGATGCATACCGTGATATTCTTCAGGAGATCATAAGTAACATCGTGAGCCTTGTATGATTTGGGATGCCACTTTCTCTCAGACCAATCAACATGTGTCACTGACCAGTTGGCAATTCCACCTGGATCGAGCATctgaagaaaaatacaaaaggtAACTAGTCGAGAAAACCCATTAAGAGTAAGGGAAGAAGGCtatcatgtttgaaattgagaaGAAACCGCACATGGAAGAAAGTCGGCAAGTAATGCTCATCAGCAATGCAATTTTTCCCCTCCAAACCTGGCTGTAATAATCAAGAATAACAATGTTAACAGTTGATGTGCAAAATCACATCCACAAACTTCACTTAACAGATAATACAAGAATATAAGTAAGAAAAATCTGCAGGTCAGTTATTTTATACAATAAAACAAATCACTGCTGAGTGCTGACCATAGTACTAAAATTTGAGAAAGACATGGAGCAGAACTACATGGTTAACCCGAATTGCAATATATCAGTAATCAGCTCATGCGCTATATAATAACATTCCATAAcataaaacaaaattcaataaaGTTACAGCAAATGACCATTTTCTCCACTGCTCTTCAAGGTATATGCACAGgatattttgaattttccttAAGGCAGTCTGTCGAGTTAACAATAGTGGCTTTGAAACAATAAATTGAGGACATGACAACGAAGATTTATTTTATGCGTTTTAAGTTTAAAACAATTCCTAATCCAACTCAAGGATTTAAATAAGCTCTCTCTTCAGTTAAATCcacagactaagttatgtttaaatcTTGCTTGTTAAATTTTCCTGTAGATGTCCACAAAAGTACCAGTAGGAACAATGGATGATAAAGAAACAAGAGTGCAGAAGCCCTTGTAAATGCTCCCAGAGATTAAGTAAACAGCTGGAGAGCTAGATGTAAGTAAACATATTTAAGAACCTATAACTTTGGACACAAAAGGATAGGAGGATACTGCAACTAAGACTAAGATTGATTGAAGAAGGAGAATCCACATGTAGGAGTCTAACTAGTTTGGAATAAAAATTCAAGTAGCCACCTCAAATCTTTGGAATTTAGGTTCTGATAATGACAATTAACAGTTGAGAGATATCAGGAAAGAGATTACtggacaaacatatatatattcatctagcaccaaaaataaagaagaaacgTATTGGATCTTGACAAAGAACACACATACACAAAAGAACAATGTCTGTATACCAAATATACGTTGAACAAAAATACCTTGCAATACTCCCTGAATCTTGAGTAGTAAAGACTGTCAGTGACAACTATCAGCGCATGCTGCCGCTTCATTGTGAACCACTGTAGAATCAAATAATTGAGACAATAAGATaaggaaagaaattgaaaataaatctGATAGATTTTTGACGTATCTACAGATTCTACACTCGTCGTCTCTATCCAGTATCACCACTGAAACATATTGAAAAATACCTGTGCACCCTTTCTAAAGTCTTTCAACTCAATTTCAGGTAGCATATGCTCCGTGTACCTGCCATTCCCATGAGGACCTGGATCCACAAAGCTGAGgagaaaagaaattgcaaataaataAGGAACATAGGTTTGgcaataaaaccaaatttacaACACAAGTATTTTGCGAAACACAGTATTTGATACTCAAGCTAAATAACTTAACAAAGATAAATAGAAAATTGTTTATCAAATACGGAAAGTGTTTTTACCTGTCAACGAAGCTGATATTTGAGTACATCAGATAGTTGTACACATAGTCAAAACTATGCAATGGTACACAACTGCAACAGGCCAGAGTGACCAATTAGAAAACTGATATCAGCAAGTTGCCAAATtcaattttaagaacacaaataaAAGCAGCAAAGTATGGGATGGTTTAAGTACCTATCAGAGAGTAAAACAAAGTGTTGGTTATCAGGATCTTTAAGAGCATTTGCCAGCAGTCGCCTCTCTGCATCAATCATAGTAATTGTTCCCCAGACAACCTGAGTATTAAATCATCCCACAGAATTGACTTAGATAACTACTGATacaaaaaatgcaaataaaAGGATAACCATCCAGGGGTGGATGAGTTGGTAGGGGATGATGAATCCTTCCATCAATAGCTAATCAAAATATTGAATATCTTTCCCCTTCTAAACACATATCTTCCAAGGGACAAAGATCACCCTTCTAGGAAAACCAATTGCAAGTAAAATATAAGAACCATAAACGGGAGAACACTTCCGAACCTGCTCACTGCGTATATCTCGATTAATGAAGTAGCGGCTCACATGCACAGGTTTTTCCTTTGATGCATGCACATAAACAGAAAATCTTCCCTCATGTCCCTGTTCAAACAGATACAATGAATTAAGTTCAGCCCAGGATATGATTTCTGCACCACAAAAATGGAAATCTCATGAATTCATGTGCAATCTACAACGCACACCTCAGGCACTTGTGCCATGCACTAATCTACATTACTAGCcatgaatataatttttatatcttcTACAGCTTAACATTTATTGTCATAAATAGCCCTTGATGTGCAAGATAATAATCAGTGGACTGGAGACACAAGCATTGTCGTCAGAGTATCCATGACCAATACTTTCAAAGCACATATTtacaagaaggaaaagaaaaggagagaaagctTTCATCTCTCTTTCCCCTTGTTTCTTTGAATGGAAGTAATAAATAGATTATTAAAGAAAAGCCATGAAAATGTGGTATTCGCTATATTAAGCAGCTTACAAAG encodes the following:
- the LOC119993799 gene encoding glycosyltransferase BC10-like, with the protein product MKTDKVWRLGMGDMQVLPGPRHRPPLKRPIWIIVLVSLVSLFLVCAYIYPPQSRTGCYVFSSRSCNVISDWLPPAPAREYTDDELASRIVIREILSMPPVQSKNAKIAFMFLSTGSLHFEKLWDKFFHGHEGRFSVYVHASKEKPVHVSRYFINRDIRSEQVVWGTITMIDAERRLLANALKDPDNQHFVLLSDSCVPLHSFDYVYNYLMYSNISFVDSFVDPGPHGNGRYTEHMLPEIELKDFRKGAQWFTMKRQHALIVVTDSLYYSRFREYCKPGLEGKNCIADEHYLPTFFHMLDPGGIANWSVTHVDWSERKWHPKSYKAHDVTYDLLKNITSIDQSVHVTSDKKRETTVKPCLWNGIQRPCYLFARKFYPGTIDNLLHFFSNYTTI